The DNA region GCAGCGCCAGCCGCCGGGCGGGTTGCAGAGCGGCCAGTGCGGCCGCCAGCAGCATCCACATCGTGGCGTTATTCAGGAACGATCTGGTTTACCACGAAGTGACCGGTGCCTGCCGGAACCAGTTTTTTGTGCAGCCACGGCAGCACGGTATTCATCTGATCGGCCAGCTTCCACGGCGGGTTGATCACAATCATGCCGGAGGCGGTCATGCCGCGCTGATCGCTGTCCGGGCGGGTCGCCAGCTCGATCTGCAGAATATTGCGAATGCCGGTCGCTTCCAGGTCGCGCAGCATATGCTTGATCTGCTGGCGTAACACCACTGGATACCACAGCGCAAAGATGCCGGTGCCGAAACGTTTGTGGCCTTCCTGGATCCCTTTCACGACCGCCTGATAGTCACTTTTCATCTCATACGGCGGGTCGATCAGCACCAGACCGCGACGCGACAGCGGGGGCAGCTTCGCTTTCAACTGCTGATACCCGTCGGCGCGATCGACGCGGGCGCGGTTGTCTTTGCTGAATTCGTTACGCAGCAGCGGGTAGTCGCTGGAGTGCAGTTCGGTGAGCTGCAGTTTGTCATCTTCACGCAGCAGGTGACGGGCGATCAGCGGGGAGCCGGGATAGTAACGCAGCGCGGGGCCGCGATTCAGCGCGCCGATCGCGTCAAAATAGGGCTGCAGCAGTGCGGGTGCGTCGGGCTGCTGCCAGATGCGGGCAATCCCTTCCAGATATTCACCGGTACGTTCGGCGTGTTCGCCGCTGAGCTGGTAGCGGCCGGCACCGGCATGGGTGTCCAGGTAGAAAAACGGTTTCTCTTTCTCTTTCAGCGCCGTGATGATCAGGCTCAGAACGGTGTGCTTCAGCACGTCGGCATGGTTGCCGGCATGGAAGCTATGGCGATAACTCAGCATTGTTTATCCTGTTGAATGTATAAGGTTTTAATTGATGGAAAATCAATTTATCCCAATTATTACCTCACGTATTACCCACAGAACGACGCACAGCAACCGACGCAGGAAAAGCATGAGAATCCGCGATTATATCAGGGATGACGGGGTGATGGGTCGAAAGCGAGAGAACAAATCGGCGCGTTTCTTCCCCACCTCTCTCTGGCTGCCATTGATTTTCGCTACACTAAGCCGCATGTTACTTAGATTGCGTGGCGCGACCCGCTGCGCCCCATACATCCATAAAGGACTGCGCTATGACCAATCCGCTACTGACATCTTTTACGCTTCCCCCTTTTTCTGCCATCCAGCCTGAACATGTGGTGCCTGCCGTGACGGAAGTACTCAGCCAGTGTCGCGCAGAAGTTGAAAAAGTCGTGGCGCAGGGCGCGCCCTACACCTGGGATAACCTGGTTCAGCCGCTGGCGGAAACCGACGATCGCCTGAGCCGCATCTTCTCCCCGGTCAGCCACCTTAACTCCGTGAAAAACAGCCCGGAGCTGCGCGAAGCCTATGAGCAGACGCTGCCGCTGCTCTCTGAATACAGCACCTGGGTTGGTCAGCATGAGGGCCTCTATCAGGCCTATCGCAGCCTGAAAGCGAGCGACGAGTATGCTGCGCTGGATCTGGCGCAGAAGAAGGCGGTCGATAACGCCCTGCGTGATTTCGAACTTTCCGGTATCGGTCTGCCCAAAGAGAAGCAGCAGCGCTATGGCGAGATCGCCGCGCGCCTCTCTGAACTGGGATCGGCCTACAGCAACAACGTGCTGGATGCCACAATGGGCTGGAGCAAGCTGATCACCGACGAAAGCGAACTGGCGGGGATGCCGGAAAGCGCGCTGGCCGCGGCGAAAGCCCAGGCCGAAGCCAAAGAGCAGGAAGGCTGGCTGCTGACGCTGGATATCCCAAGCTATCTGCCGGTCATGACGTACTGCGACAACGCCGCGCTGCGTGAAGAGATGTATCGCGCCTACGCAACACGCGCCTCCGATCAGGGACCGAACGCCGGTAAGTGGGATAACGGCCCTGTCATGGCGGAAGAGCTGGCGCTGCGTCACGAACTGGCACAATTGCTGGGCTTTGACTCCTACGCCGATAAATCGCTGGCGACCAAAATGGCGCAGAGCCCGTCTCAGGTGATCGATTTCCTCAATGACCTGGCGGAACGCGCCCGTCCGCAGGGCGAAAAAGAGCTCGAGCAGCTGCGCGCCTTCGCCCAGAAAGAGCACGGCGTAACGCAGCTCAATCCGTGGGATCTCACCTATTACGGCGAAAAGCAGAAGCAGCATCTCTACACCATCAGCGATGAGCAGCTGCGTCCTTACTTCCCGGAAGAGCGGGCCGTCGCCGGTCTGTTTGAAGTGGTCAAACGCATTTACGGCATCACGGCGAAGCAGCGCACCGACGTCGAGGTTTATCACCCTGACGTGAAGTTCTTCGATCTGTTCGATGAAACCGGTGAACTGCGCGGCAGCTTCTACCTCGACCTCTACGCCCGTGAGCACAAGCGCGGCGGAGCCTGGATGGATGACTGCGTCGGCCAGATGCGGAAGGCCGATGGCAGCCTGCAGAAGCCGGTCGCCTACCTGACCTGTAACTTTAACCGCCCGGTAAAAGGCAAACCGGCGCTGTTCACGCATGACGAAGTGATTACCCTGTTCCATGAGTTTGGACACGGCCTGCACCACATGCTGACCCGTATCGAAGCGCCGGGCGTATCCGGCATCAACGGGGTGCCGTGGGATGCGGTCGAACTGCCAAGTCAGTTCATGGAAAACTGGTGCTGGGAACCTGACGCGCTGGCCTTTATCTCCGGTCACTATGAAACCGGCGAGCCGCTGCCGAAAGCGCTGCTGGATAAAATGCTGGCGGCTAAAAACTACCAGGCGGCGCTGTTTATCCTGCGTCAGCTTGAGTTTGGTCTGTTCGACTTCCGTCTGCATACCGAGTTTAACCCGGAGAAAGGCGCGCAGATTCTGGAAACCCTGCGTGAAGTGAAAAGCCGCGTGGCGGTCGTTCCGAGCCCGGAGTGGGGCCGCTTCCCGCACGCCTTCAGCCATATCTTCGCGGGTGGCTATGCTGCCGGTTACTACAGCTATCTGTGGGCCGATGTGCTGGCGGCAGACGCCTATTCCCGCTTCGAAGAAGAGGGCATCTTCAACCGTGAAACCGGTCAGTCGTTCCTGGATAACATCCTGACACGCGGGGGATCTGAAGAGCCGATGGAGCTGTTCAAACGTTTCCGTGGGCGTGAGCCGCAGCTCGATGCGATGCTGGAACATTACGGCATTCAGGGATAAGTCGGTTCGTGAAAATCTGTTTACTTGATGAATCGGGCGCCGGAAACGGCGCCTTATCACATTTAGCGCAGCGCTGGCGGCTGGAGCACGATGACGCCGCGCCGCTGGCCCTGGTGCAGACGGCCACGCATCTGGAGCTGCGCAAGCGTGATGAGCCCCGGCTGGGCGGCATTTTTGTCGATTTCGTCACCGGGGCGATGGCGCATCGCCGCCGCTTTGGTGGCGGTCGCGGTGAAGCCGTGGCGAAAGCGGTCGGCATCAAAGGCAGCTACCTGCCGGATGTGGTTGATGCCACGGCCGGTCTGGGGCGGGATGCGTTTGTGCTGGCGGCGCTGGGTTGCCGGGTGCGGATGCTGGAACGTCATCCGGTGGTGGCTGCACTGCTGGAAGATGGCCTGCAGCGCGGTTATCAGGATGCCGAAATCGGGCCCTGGCTGCGCGAACGGCTGACGCTGATTCATGCCGCCAGCGCACAGGCGCTGGGCGAGATCACGCCGCAGCCCGATGTGGTCTATCTTGACCCGATGTATCCCCATCGCCAGAAAAGTGCGTTAGTGAAAAAGGAGATGCGGGTATTCCAGTCGCTGGTTGGCCCCGATGAAGACGCGGATGCGTTACTGGAACCGGCCCGCCGGCTGGCCAAGAAGCGCATTGTGGTTAAACGGCCAGACTACGCGCCGCCGCTGGCAGGCGTGGAGACGCAGGCGGCGGTGGTCACCAAAAGTCATCGCTTCGATATCTATCCTCCTCTGACAGGCGCGGCGCAATCCGGGTCGTGACAGGGGTGTCGTCCGCCAGGCAGCCTGACCGGTTTATCGGACACGTTTCCTTGCCGGACGGGTCATGCACGTTTTAACCGACGACCGGTGAAATAAAAAAATGGCTGAATAGTTTCAGCCATTTTTTTTAAAAGGCACTGCGTGTGACTGCGGCATAATCGTTATGCCCGTGCCCGGCGAGCCGCTTATTTTGACCGGTAGGCCACAATCCCATGGGGCAAATACCCCACAGGTGGACGAAGGGCCGGCAGGTTTGGATCGATGTGTTCAGGCTGGAATGGGAGAGCCCATTTTCTTAATTCCGTCAGTTGCTCTTTAGTCAGGTGCACGAAAGCTATCAGATTGGTGACACCTGCTCCGCTGACCGCCGTTTTTTCTGCCAGGTTAATTTCTCTCATCGTTAACATCCTTATTTGTTTCTCTGAATCAGATAAAGGAACTCTTGTGCGGTGCTCGCCCGTGCAAATAACAGGCAAGCCAGCGAAAGATAACGAATGCGGTGATCTTTGCCTATCGTAATACTTTGATAAGTTACGTTTTGCTGTCAGGAATCAGCCCGGCAGGGGCAGGGTGTCCAGGCATAAAAAAAGCCGGCGGGCGCCGGCTTTCGGAAGCGGGATCACGCGTCATCTTCATCGCGTAGCGGCACAATCAGCATGTCGATGTGCACGGTATTGATCAGCTGGCGGGCAGAGGACATCAGTTTGCTCCAGAAATCCTGATGATGACCACACACGACCAGATCAACATCATATTTCTTAATCGCATCCACCAGCACCTGGCCCAGGTCGCCGCTGCCGCTCAGCGTCTCACTGATGGGATAGCCTGCTGCGTCCGACAACCCTTTCAGCGCGGTATGCGTCTCTTCGGAAATGCGCTTCTGCATATCCCCCAGATTGACATCGATCAGGCCGGTGTAGAGGTCAGAGTAATTCACATCAACGTGAATCAGGGAAATTCTGGCATCGTACGGACGCGCCAGCGAGACGGCCTTATCCACCAGCAACTGACTTTCCGGGGAAAGGTCTACTGCAATCAGGATGTGTTTATAAGCCATGATAAAACTCCTTTCACGAGATTAAGGATGGCATCCGGTGTTCCTGCCGCGTCACAGCTTAGCGAAATCCCTTGCGCGAGCGGGCGATGAGCGCCACCAAAGTGTCTACCTGCGTTGCAGGTGATGATGTTGTTATCCCCTGAGTATAGCCTTCTCTCACCGCAAATGCTGCCGTTGCCGCCTGGCTTGTGCAGCAGATCAAGGCTGTTCAGAATTTACTCGCGCTGAACGAAAATCATCGTTGGAAAAAATGTAAAGATTTCTCCTACACTGAAAAAAGGCGGTCCGATTCGCGGCCGCTCAGGGGGTCGAAAAACTTTTGCAGTCCGGTGATTCAGTGGCGGGTTATATCGGCAGGCGGGCTCAGTGCATGATGCGGGGGCTGCGGCTGCGATTCCGGCCGGGAGGGGGAGAAGATGATCAGCACTGTTGCGCTTTTCTGGGCTCTTTGTGTGGTGTGTATCGTAAATATGGCGCGCTATTTCTCATCACTGCGCGCGCTGCTGGCGGTGCTGCGGGGCTGTGATCCGCTGCTGTATCAGTATGTCGATGGTGCGGGCTTTTTCACTTCTCACGGCCAGCCGAGCAAACAGGTGCGGCTGGTAACCTATATCTGGGCAAAGCGTTACCTTGACCACCATGACGATGAGTTCATCCGGCGCTGTGAGCGGGTGCGGGGGCAGTTCATTCTGACCAGCGCGCTGTGCGGGCTGGTGGTGATCAGTCTGGTGGGGCTGGCGATCTGGCATTAAAAAGGGCGACCTGAGTCGCCCTTTTTCGCGGAGATTACACCAGTTTCAGGGCAATCCAGTAGAGCGAACCGGAAAGCAGAATACAGACCGGCAGGGTGAAGACCCAGGCCATGGCGATATTCTTGATGGTCCGGCTCTGCAATCCGCCGCCGTCGACCAGCATTGTACCGGCTACCGACGAGGAGAGGATGTGCGTGGTGGAAACAGGCATCCCGGTGTAGCTGGCGATGCCAATCGACAGCGCGGCGGTAACCTGCGCTGACATACCCTGCGCATAGGTCATGCCCTTTTTACCAATCTTCTCACCGATGGTGGTGGCAACACGACGCCAGCCAATCATCGTACCGGTGCCCAGCGCCAGCGCGACGGCCACAATAATCCAGATCGGCGCATACTCGATCGTGCCCAGCAGGTCGCTTTTCAGTTTATTGAGGAAGCGCTTGTCATCCGCTGAGGTTTCCGGCAGACGGGCCGCTTTGTCTGCGGTATCAGAGATACACAGCAGCAGGCGACGCATATGACCGCGCTGGTCTACGGTCAGCTGATCGTAGCTTTGCAGATTGTTCAGCAGCACCTGTGCACCCTGTACCGCCTGCAGTGCGCGCGCGCTGTCACAATGGAACTCTTTCGGGCTGGCCGCAGGCACTTCTTCCGGCGTTGGCAGCTTAGGCGGTGCCATCTGGATGATGTGCGTCAGCGACGCGTTATGCTGCTGATAGTACTGCTCAAGGTGGTTGACCGCATCGCGGGTACGCGTGATGTCATAGCCGGAGGCGTTCATGTTGACCACGAACCCGGCAGGTGCCACACCGATCAGGACCAGCATGATCAGGCCAATGCCTTTCTGACCGTCGTTCGCACCGTGCGAGTAGCTCACGCCGATTGCCGAAACAATCAGGGCGATACGGGTCCAGAACGGCGGCTTTTTCTTGCCGTCGATCTTCTCGCGGTCCGCAGGCGTCATGTGGATGCGCGCCCGCTTCTTGGTGCTGCTCCAGTAGCGGCGCAGAATAAAGATCAGCCCCCCTGCCAGCACCAGGCCGACAATTGGCGACAGGATCAGCGAGAGGAAGATATTCAGCACTTTCGGGATGTTGAGCGCATCAACGACCGACGTTCCGCTCATCAGAGCATTGGTCAGACCGATACCGATGATGGCACCAATCAGCGTATGGGAGCTGGAGGCAGGCAGCCCGAGATACCAGGTGCCGAGGTTCCAGATAATCGCCGCCAGCAGCATGGAGAACACCATGGCGAGACCGTGCGCCGATCCAACATTCAGCAACAGATCGGTGGGAAGCATATGAACGATAGCGTAAGCGACACTCAATCCACCGAGCAGCACGCCAAGGAAGTTGAAGACACCGGCCATGACCACAGCAAGCTGGGCCCGCATGGCACGGGTATAGATGACCGTCGCAACTGCGTTGGCCGTGTCGTGAAAACCGTTGATTGCTTCGTAAAACAATACAAACAGCAGGGCAAGAACCAATAACAGGCTAGTACTGAGGTCTAGACCAGCAAACAGATGTAGCATAAACGTTACGCCATTTTTGGAGGACATGAACGCGGCGCATTATCCGCGACAACGTGCGGTATGGGAAAGCAAAATATAGTTCTAATTTGACCTTTCGTCGTAAGAGTGACAGCCCGGTGGGTGAAAAAGGGTCAGATATCAGTCAGATACAATATGACACATTTACGGCAATTTTTTGACGCTGGCGTCTCCGTGAGCAGATCACTACAATCTGCGCCTTTCCCGTAAAATGAGTGAACCGCAGTGGAACAGTTTGACGTTATCATCATTGGTGCCGGTGCCGCAGGGCTGTTCTGTGCCGCTCAGGCCGGGCAGCGCGGACGCCGCGTATTACTGCTGGATAACGGCAAAAAGCCGGGTCGTAAGATTCTGATGTCGGGCGGTGGCCGCTGCAATTTTACCAATCTCTACACCGAACCGGCGGCCTATCTGTCGCACAATCCCCACTTCTGTAAATCCGCGCTGGCGCGTTACACCCAGTGGGATTTTATCGATCTGGTGAATCGCCACGGGATTGCCTGGCACGAGAAAACCCTGGGTCAGCTCTTCTGCGACGACTCGGCTCAGCAGATCGTTGATCTGCTGCTGGCCGAATGCGACAAAGGGAACGTGACGCTGCGGCTGCGCAGCGAGGTGCTCAGCGTGGCGCGCGACGACAGCGGCTATACGCTGCAACTCAATGGCAGCACGGTTCAGGCGCAGAAGCTGGTGATCGCCAGCGGCGGCCTGTCGATGCCGGGCCTGGGCGCCTCGCCGTTTGGCTACAGAATCGCGGATCAGTTCGGCCTGAACGTCTATCCGACGCGGGCGGCGCTGGTGCCTTTTACCCTGCATAAGCCGCTGCTGGAGCAGTTACAGACGCTGTCAGGCGTCGCGCTGGACACCACGATCGACGCGCAGGATGGCACCCGCTTTAAAGAGGCGATGCTGTTCACCCACCGCGGCCTCTCCGGCCCGGCGGTGTTGCAGATCTCCAGCTACTGGCTGCCGGGTGAATTCGTTACGATCGATCTGTCGCCCGCTACGCCGCTGGAGGCGTTTCTGACGGCCCAGCGCAACGCGCACCCGAACCTGAGCCTGAAAAACAGCCTGGCGAAGATCCTGCCGAAGCGGCTGGTGGACGTGCTGCAGGGAATGAAGATGGTGCCGGATGTCACTCTGAAGCAGCTCAACAGCAGGCAGCAGAGCGAACTGGCGCAGGCGCTGCACGCCTGGCGTATCCAGCCCAATGGCACCGAGGGTTACCGCACGGCGGAGGTGACGCTCGGCGGTGTGGATACCACCCAGCTCTCCTCGAAAACGATGGAAGCGCGCGGGGTGCCGGGACTCTACTTTATCGGTGAAGTTGCCGATGTCACCGGCTGGCTGGGCGGCTATAACTTCCAGTGGGCCTGGAGTTCCGCCTGGGCCTGCGCCCAGGCGTTGTAAGCCGCGCTACCAGCGCTGATGCACATGCGGTGCAATTTTCTCCTGATAGATCTGCTTCAGCGCGGTCATTGTCTCCGCAGAGAGTGCCTCAACGTCACTGGCGCGGGCGTTGGCTTCCGCCTGCTCACGGTTTTTCGCGCCAGGGATCACCACGCTGACCTCCTCGTTCATCAGGATCCAGCGCAGCGCAAACATCGCCATCGTGATGTCACCTGGCACCAGCCGGCGGATCTCCTCGACCGCGGCCAGAGCCACGTCGTACGGCACGCCTGAGAAGGTTTCGCCTTTATCGAACGCTTCACCGTCACGGTTAAAGCTGCGGTGATCGTCCGCCGCAAACACGCTGTCGGCGCGCATCTTGCCGGTCAGCAGGCCAGAGGCCAGCGGCACACGGGCGATAATCGCCACCTCGCGTCGTTTCGCTTCGCGCAGCAGCAGTTCCGCCGGACGCTGGCGGAAAATGTTGTAGATCAGCTGAATCGACGAGACGTTGGGAAATGCCAGCGCCTTCAGACCTTCCTCAACCTTCTCAACGGAGACGCCGTAGTGACGGATCTTCCCGGCGGCCACCATCTCATCCATTATCGCGAACACGTCCGGGTTGTAGTAAACCTCCGTTGGCGGGCAGTGCAGCTGCACCAGATCCAGGGTGTCGGTCTGCAGATTCTCCCGTGAGCGGTCGATAAAGGCGTTGAGGTTCTCTGCCGTATAGCCCTGGGCGACGTGGGGCGAGAGGCGACGGCCGAGCTTGGTGGCCACAAACGGGCGTTCGCCGCCGCGCGCATTCAGCACCTCAGCAATGATTTTTTCGGAACGGCCATCGCCATAGACATCGGCGGTGTCGATAAAAGTTATACCCGCATCCAGCGCGGCGTTCAGGGCCGCTCTGGCATCCTCCAGGCTCACTTCTCCCCAGGTGCCGCCAATGGCCCATGCGCCAAAA from Pantoea deleyi includes:
- the uspA gene encoding universal stress protein UspA, translating into MAYKHILIAVDLSPESQLLVDKAVSLARPYDARISLIHVDVNYSDLYTGLIDVNLGDMQKRISEETHTALKGLSDAAGYPISETLSGSGDLGQVLVDAIKKYDVDLVVCGHHQDFWSKLMSSARQLINTVHIDMLIVPLRDEDDA
- a CDS encoding aldo/keto reductase, encoding MKLRTLGRTGQRVSEVGFGAWAIGGTWGEVSLEDARAALNAALDAGITFIDTADVYGDGRSEKIIAEVLNARGGERPFVATKLGRRLSPHVAQGYTAENLNAFIDRSRENLQTDTLDLVQLHCPPTEVYYNPDVFAIMDEMVAAGKIRHYGVSVEKVEEGLKALAFPNVSSIQLIYNIFRQRPAELLLREAKRREVAIIARVPLASGLLTGKMRADSVFAADDHRSFNRDGEAFDKGETFSGVPYDVALAAVEEIRRLVPGDITMAMFALRWILMNEEVSVVIPGAKNREQAEANARASDVEALSAETMTALKQIYQEKIAPHVHQRW
- the uspB gene encoding universal stress protein UspB, with protein sequence MISTVALFWALCVVCIVNMARYFSSLRALLAVLRGCDPLLYQYVDGAGFFTSHGQPSKQVRLVTYIWAKRYLDHHDDEFIRRCERVRGQFILTSALCGLVVISLVGLAIWH
- the pitA gene encoding inorganic phosphate transporter PitA translates to MLHLFAGLDLSTSLLLVLALLFVLFYEAINGFHDTANAVATVIYTRAMRAQLAVVMAGVFNFLGVLLGGLSVAYAIVHMLPTDLLLNVGSAHGLAMVFSMLLAAIIWNLGTWYLGLPASSSHTLIGAIIGIGLTNALMSGTSVVDALNIPKVLNIFLSLILSPIVGLVLAGGLIFILRRYWSSTKKRARIHMTPADREKIDGKKKPPFWTRIALIVSAIGVSYSHGANDGQKGIGLIMLVLIGVAPAGFVVNMNASGYDITRTRDAVNHLEQYYQQHNASLTHIIQMAPPKLPTPEEVPAASPKEFHCDSARALQAVQGAQVLLNNLQSYDQLTVDQRGHMRRLLLCISDTADKAARLPETSADDKRFLNKLKSDLLGTIEYAPIWIIVAVALALGTGTMIGWRRVATTIGEKIGKKGMTYAQGMSAQVTAALSIGIASYTGMPVSTTHILSSSVAGTMLVDGGGLQSRTIKNIAMAWVFTLPVCILLSGSLYWIALKLV
- the rsmJ gene encoding 16S rRNA (guanine(1516)-N(2))-methyltransferase RsmJ yields the protein MKICLLDESGAGNGALSHLAQRWRLEHDDAAPLALVQTATHLELRKRDEPRLGGIFVDFVTGAMAHRRRFGGGRGEAVAKAVGIKGSYLPDVVDATAGLGRDAFVLAALGCRVRMLERHPVVAALLEDGLQRGYQDAEIGPWLRERLTLIHAASAQALGEITPQPDVVYLDPMYPHRQKSALVKKEMRVFQSLVGPDEDADALLEPARRLAKKRIVVKRPDYAPPLAGVETQAAVVTKSHRFDIYPPLTGAAQSGS
- a CDS encoding 23S rRNA (adenine(2030)-N(6))-methyltransferase RlmJ; its protein translation is MLSYRHSFHAGNHADVLKHTVLSLIITALKEKEKPFFYLDTHAGAGRYQLSGEHAERTGEYLEGIARIWQQPDAPALLQPYFDAIGALNRGPALRYYPGSPLIARHLLREDDKLQLTELHSSDYPLLRNEFSKDNRARVDRADGYQQLKAKLPPLSRRGLVLIDPPYEMKSDYQAVVKGIQEGHKRFGTGIFALWYPVVLRQQIKHMLRDLEATGIRNILQIELATRPDSDQRGMTASGMIVINPPWKLADQMNTVLPWLHKKLVPAGTGHFVVNQIVPE
- a CDS encoding NAD(P)/FAD-dependent oxidoreductase, whose amino-acid sequence is MEQFDVIIIGAGAAGLFCAAQAGQRGRRVLLLDNGKKPGRKILMSGGGRCNFTNLYTEPAAYLSHNPHFCKSALARYTQWDFIDLVNRHGIAWHEKTLGQLFCDDSAQQIVDLLLAECDKGNVTLRLRSEVLSVARDDSGYTLQLNGSTVQAQKLVIASGGLSMPGLGASPFGYRIADQFGLNVYPTRAALVPFTLHKPLLEQLQTLSGVALDTTIDAQDGTRFKEAMLFTHRGLSGPAVLQISSYWLPGEFVTIDLSPATPLEAFLTAQRNAHPNLSLKNSLAKILPKRLVDVLQGMKMVPDVTLKQLNSRQQSELAQALHAWRIQPNGTEGYRTAEVTLGGVDTTQLSSKTMEARGVPGLYFIGEVADVTGWLGGYNFQWAWSSAWACAQAL
- the prlC gene encoding oligopeptidase A encodes the protein MTNPLLTSFTLPPFSAIQPEHVVPAVTEVLSQCRAEVEKVVAQGAPYTWDNLVQPLAETDDRLSRIFSPVSHLNSVKNSPELREAYEQTLPLLSEYSTWVGQHEGLYQAYRSLKASDEYAALDLAQKKAVDNALRDFELSGIGLPKEKQQRYGEIAARLSELGSAYSNNVLDATMGWSKLITDESELAGMPESALAAAKAQAEAKEQEGWLLTLDIPSYLPVMTYCDNAALREEMYRAYATRASDQGPNAGKWDNGPVMAEELALRHELAQLLGFDSYADKSLATKMAQSPSQVIDFLNDLAERARPQGEKELEQLRAFAQKEHGVTQLNPWDLTYYGEKQKQHLYTISDEQLRPYFPEERAVAGLFEVVKRIYGITAKQRTDVEVYHPDVKFFDLFDETGELRGSFYLDLYAREHKRGGAWMDDCVGQMRKADGSLQKPVAYLTCNFNRPVKGKPALFTHDEVITLFHEFGHGLHHMLTRIEAPGVSGINGVPWDAVELPSQFMENWCWEPDALAFISGHYETGEPLPKALLDKMLAAKNYQAALFILRQLEFGLFDFRLHTEFNPEKGAQILETLREVKSRVAVVPSPEWGRFPHAFSHIFAGGYAAGYYSYLWADVLAADAYSRFEEEGIFNRETGQSFLDNILTRGGSEEPMELFKRFRGREPQLDAMLEHYGIQG